GCGTGCATACCCTACTCTGAAGTCGACAAATTGTTAACAATTTGCCACACTTGATTTATTTCCCTTTCCCTAtttacacacccacacacatacacagagtttttaaaaattgtgaaccatCTGTGAGTTCGTTGCAGACATGCCACTTCACTCCTGAGAACAAGGGCATTCTTCAGTGTAACCATGACATGATGATCACATGTGGAGATCCtcctattttaaagatgacaaaattgaggcacagaacgGGTAAATGACTCGCTTGCTTTTGACAAACCAAAGACGGAACCCCAGTCTCTCAGTTCCCAGCCCAGGCGTCACTGTAAACAGGGAGGGGTGAGTGGAGGAGTCTCTATTCAAATTACAAACTAGAAGTGGGGCTCAGAGCTCCAGCAATAATGGAGAGGAATGGAGGGCAGACATCGGGGTCTGACGCCACTTCCTGGTTCGGAACAGACCCAAATTGTGATAccccaaagatttaaaaaatgatgtctgatattattattattattattattattattattattattattattattatcatcattataatATACTGGTGTACTGGTGGAAGTATTTTCTTTGAAACCAGATggactgggtttgaatcccaaatCTGCCACTTAGGGCTGAGTAAACTTGGGCATCTTACTTGATCTTCCTGTGCCTCTTGCACATCTATAAAACTGGGGATAGAGAAGTACCCATCTTGTGgggttattatgaagattaaatgagttaatacacgtAAGGAGATTAGAACCATGCTCAGCACATAGTAGGAGAACAGTAACTCTTAGCTACCTTTATACATAACATTCATATTATTACAAAAACAATGCATGAGTGGAGATGCACACCTCTGACCCtgcaaaaaccaaccaaccaactaacCTACTAGCAATGCCATTATGCAGACATACTGCTTGTTAACACCTTGCTGTGTGTCATTTGCGCCTTCCTGGGGTGGTGATGTGTGTAACCCACGTGTATGATCACGATGTACATACTGCTTTGTAAATTTTGACAATACGTTGTCAACAGCTTTCTGCATCAATAAATACCTTTTTATGATATCTTTTTTTTCAATGGCTTCCAGGTCTTCGGTGGTGCAattgtgtttagttttttaattttcatttcttccccGAAAAGAATAACCTTCTAGCAAAGTTGTGACTAGAGGTGATAACACTTAAGGTGATATCACaacatttcttctttctgtgatcaatttctattattttatttcctcttatttGGCCCCAGAAAGTAAAGTTGTGAGTACGTACATTCCAGGGTTTGTCACCTCAAATACTCATGTGGTTCACTCAGTACAACCTAGCAGAGGGCTCCCCAAAAGAAGAGGATTAAAACATTCCTCTATTATCTGTAAATTACATACAAGAGTTTACCACAGAGCTCAAGGTCATTATCATTatgatattttcaaaaatatttctccaaGTACAAAAGTATTTGGTCACTGTCAAGTTTTTCTAGCAGAACAGACATCAAAAAAGGACCCACAGAGGATTAGTGCATTTGACGATGGACTCATTCTGACATCATTCATCCATTCTGACATTACTGAAGGGACCAGACAGCTCCAAATCCCAGGGCATCCCATACCTGTTGTACATCTTCAGCAAGATCAGAACCACggtgaagatgatgatgacaacCACCACGATGGCAGCAACAATGGCTCCAGAACCTACCaagaagaaaggagcagagaCGGCAAATGTGCCAACTGAATTGCAGGGAAGGATTCGGAGACTGAGGGGTACCCGTACTGTGGCACCTCACATCCTCACTGGGTCAAGGGGAGGAGGAAATGCGATGTCCTGGGACACTTGCTGCTGTCCCCAGGACAGTCACATCTATAGCTGCAGTGCACCTCTACCCCCGTGGGGCTTGGAGGGCCACATCCTTAGCACATTACCTGCCATAAGTCTGCCTTTGGCCAAGTCCTGTTCTTATCAGCCCCAACATAGCTTCAAACTTTTTTTGTGAAACAGGCCAGCAAAACACCCTTCCCTCTTTTTGATCATGTTAAAGTAATACGTGATTTTTGTAGATAATTTTGAAAACGTAAATACAGGCCAAAAAGAAGGGGAGGATGAAGTCCTCATTGCCCCAAGGACCACTGATAGTCTACATGTCTCCATTCACAAATGTGGTCATGTTTTTGCACATACGCATATTAAATATCTATCATCTTTCTGAATAACTTATTAATCCTATGTCTGAAAATCCATCTTAAGGAAGTATTcacaaatatggaaaaatatgcaCTTGATAAAGATGGAATCATTTCCATGTACTGTTTTATAACAAAACATCCTGATCATCTTGTTatgtaattatgtatttttctttatgactTTTGAAGGCTATATGGTACTCCATCATTTTGATGTGCCATAATTTGTTTACCAATTGTTTGTTGAGGACATTCATGTTGTGTTTAATTTGACACTATTAAAAACAAGGCTATGATGAATGTCCTTGTAGCTTAATATCTCAGATTCTAATTTCAATATCAGCTGCCAGTCCCAAAGTCAAACTCTCATTTTAGGTTTAGGTTCAAGATCAGTATCCTTGCCAGAACTGATACTGAAAACCTcaagaatcatttaaaaaagatTCATACTTCAAACCAATCTGTTTGATTCTAGGCAATTGATCACAAGGAATCATCCCAAATACAGAAAAAACTGtatgaatgaaaatgtttattacatTATTAATATTCTTCATATGGGAATAGTTAAGTAAGCTATGGCACACTTATCCCATAGAAATATTATactataatttaaataatgataTAAAGACTTGAAGACTATGGTATATGGAACactttagatataaaatatggaaaatagaatatattatatacacacatacacattatgtTGCAACCATTAAAACATGTGCAAACAAACATAACATTAAGCAAAAGAAGTCAGATACAAAAGAGTGTGCatggtatgatttcatttatacaaaGTTCAAAACCAGGTAGAACTAATCTATGGTGGTAGAAGTCTGAACGATGGGTCCCCTGGAGTGAGGGGTCAGGGATAGTGATTGCAAGGGGCACCAGAACTTCGGCGACACTGAGGGTGGCCTGCATCTTAATCTGGGGGCTGGTGACACAGCTGTGTGCACTTTGTGAAAATTATCCAGCTGTACACTTATAATTTGTGtactttttcaaatatatgtaatGTTTTTTCATAAAAGGTTTACTTAAAAAAACTGTGCAATTATTCATAGAAAGAAAGactgggaggaaaaaagggaaggggtgggaaatCCATTATGGAGtaatttgtttatctttcctTCCTGGGGAGTCCAGTGGTTTTTCAGCCTTGGCTGGATGACTCGGTGTTgtgaggctgtcctgtgcattgcagggtGTTTAGAGCATCTCTGGCCCCTACTCACTAGATACCAACAGCActtcttcccactccccaccaggtgtgacaaccaaaaatgtctctagacatggccaaatgtcccctggtggtagggttgccagataaaatacaggataccCATCTAaattctgagttttgacaaacaatgaataatttttaagtatgtCTCAAGTATTGCATGGTACATTCTTATACTAAAAAACCATTCATTGCTTCccttaaattcaaatttaactggtgtcctgtatttttatttgttaaatctggcaaccctatttAGGGGGCAAAATTGTCTAGTTGCGAACCATTACTTTTAGTTAAATAAAAGCAGTATTAATTCTCCTCTTGCTGACAGTGATTCTCTCTACCCTGCATTTCCCTTCAAAAATGTTTTGAGACGTACTTTGGCAGGGCTCCTCACCCAGCAAAGAGCGGCCTAACATGTGGGACCCTGTCTCAAGAGCGACCATTCCTGGGTCTCCGTGGAAGAGACATGTCCTGCCATTAATCCAGCTTCCTGCCAGGACTACAGCCTGGAGCTGTTTCTCACTGTTCAGCACAGTGAACACAGAGTCGGGAGGCCTGTTGCATTCACAGAGGTATGTACCAAGTCACCTGAGATGACTGAAATGGACCCAAACTTCACCCAATACAATCAATTGGTTTTCTGAAGAGTGGTCCTCAAATGTTTCCTTCTGGGGACCCCTTGTTCCTGGCAAATGTCTCCCCAGGACTAAATCTTCCCACACATTCATTTACTCCTTTGTAAATTAATGGGATGTTTTTGCTTTgccaaaataatataaaagtagTTGCAttttggtgtatacatctatcaaaattcatcaaattgtacatctgaaatacatgtagtttactgtataggactcctaccacaataaagatgtttaaaaaaacgTAGCTGCATTTTAAGGTGACTTATGTTGGAACattttacatgaaattcaaatccCCATTGCCCTCTAAACCCCCAAACTctctaaagaaaataatagtgaagtagtagtaataataatactcATTAGGTACTTGTATGCTTCACATGCACGGAGGCTCTTCTAAGCTCTTTACGTGGATTATCCCCTCTACCCCTCACGCCTACCTATGTGGTAGCTGCGTTAATACCCCcaacttacagatgaggaaacaggcccagagcaGTGAAGTCATGCGCTCAGGGTCACTCAGTATCACTGAGACTGAGACCCAGGCAGCTTGTCTCCAGAGCCCACCTCTTGCCCTCTACACCAGTTGCTGACCAGGATACctgtcccaccctccctcccctggctgcCCAGCCAAGTTGACCTTACTCTTGTACAGAATGTCTTCTCCTCTGGTGGTCATGTTCAATGAGAAGAAGGTGGTACCCCCCAAAGGGGTGGCTGTGGTCATCTCGACCTGGTGAGAAGGAAGATGAAATTTTGTTTAAAGCCAGAGTAAGTTTGATTATCCCTGTATGGTGGCTCTGTTGGTCTTCATCTGGATGACTGGAGAAAAGATTTAAGTATGCAGTTTCTCTTACCAGCAAGTAAACACAAGTTCTTTTTATTATACATTATGGGGAATTAAAAATCAGGTCTGACGTTTGTAAAGAACTGCATTTTTCAAAGCAGTTTCAATTCActcaacaatatttattaaactctTCCTAACTATGTTTTGCACAGAATGTCTAAATTGATCTTCTACAAACTGTATGAGGCAGGTTATTGTTGCCATTTTACTGTTAAACTGAAGTCCTCGGTGCTACTTGGAGCTCCAAGTTTATCTACTAGAATTGAACCCCGGGTGTCTACGTCTCATGCTGGTGGGACTCTGGCCACCCTACAATGACACCTGAAATGGTATTCCTGCTTTCAGAAGCGTTACAATctaaggaggggagaaaaaatcAGGTGAAAAAACTATGATTATATGATTATTAAACAGTCAGTGACATGAGCCATTGGGTTGTGAAGAATATTTCAAGGAGATAAATTTGAACAGGGCTTGAAGGATGAGCATGGtttggggcggggtggggggtgcagcaagaggagagaaaacacaGGTCGGTTGCACAAAACCCTCAATGGGAAGAGAGCATCTCCCCCACACCAGGCTGTTATAGGTGCCGTCACACATGACATCTaccacctcatttaatcctctcaatcATCACATTATTTTGCGGctgagaaactgaggttcagagtggttGAGTGAATggaccaaagtcacacagcaaagaaGATGTGGAGCTTGGACCCAAATAGTCTGAGTGCGCAGTGTGTCTTCTTCCCCTGACACCAAGAGGAATCAAAATTCACAATCCTGTCGTCTTGTCTTGAGGAGTGAGTCAGGAGGTATGATGTCACACGACGAGAAACGAGTGTTGAGAGCCTCCTCCAAGAATTACATTCTAGGTAATGATATTACAAACAATTACCCTGAACCACAGGCaacaagaaaagaagggaaacaaatcagGCTTTGCTTCTCTGCTCGAGAATGGCTGACAATTTAGAAGCCCACGAAGGATCTCCGTCAAGGGAAGGATTATCCAGGTCTATTTGTAATCCTAAGAAGCCACAAGGCCTCATCACAGTCATTCCATCTTCTGTAGAAGAAATATTccatacatttaacaaaatatttgtgcataaatttgtttcctttttaaaagtaagaaatattttcaaattatgaataataatgtaATAGGTCATGTATGAACCACTCAGATTCAACAAAGGTTTGCAATCATATTTTCTtcagtttgctttaaaaaaaaaaaaaacagttgaatTTCCTTTCCTATTGCATTTCAATGccatttcctcccttccccaaagtaaCCACTACCTTGACCATTACTGTGTAttcttttcctcagttttaaaatgttttctacatAAGTATGTAGCCATAAACATTGTATACTGTGGGTGAATGTATTCAATAAACAGATACAGTCTAGCATCTACTCAGTGACTGATGCTGCGCTCGGTGCTGGGGATACTagtgaaataaaagacaaattcctGGCCTCCAGAAGCTCACATTCTGGTGAGAGACAGAGATTGTGGTCTTAATCACAGCGTTCTGGGGCTCAAAAAACAATCGTCTCCCCAGGACCTACCCTTCTATGTCTGGCAGTGAAAGCCCTTCCCTGGCTGTTTCCACCCTCTGTTTCAGACTCTTGGCTCCTCTGCCAAACTGCTGGGACAATGGACCACTCCATCCTCCCCCGCCATTCCTGGTCTTTGCTGTCTCGGCTGCTGCCCCAGGCTCTGGCCTCCCCGGTCCTCACAGTGGGCCTCTGCTGAGAGTCCTCGCCTCTGGGCTGCAGCCCTCTCGGCTCAGCCAGCTCACTATGGAAACAGGGGTCAGCATTGCTCCACTGGGGTCAGGTCATCTGCAACCAGGCTAGGGGCTCTGGTGGTTGTGGGCCTGTCCCCCGACCCTTCCAAGTCCCCAACAGGAGCCTCAGAATGACCGGGTATGGACAGGACAGGCCCTGTCAACCACAGGATGGCTCTGCCTTTACTTTCTCTGCCCTCCTTGAAGCCTTGGGACTCTGCCtaaaccccccacccccagctttgtctgtcccctcctcccaaaGACCAGATCCTCAGGCTCCCTCAAGGACCCCTCCAGGTGTGGCTCTGCCGGACCTCCCCACACCAACCAACCTCCCATCCTGGCTGGGCTTCCTGTCACCCGACCACCTTAAACAGGCCTGACTTGGCCGGTCATGCTACACTGCCAGCTCTCCAGCTCCAaaatgggttttgtttgtttgtttggttggtttggtttttctcagggaggggtgggggtaattcagtttatttatttatttttaacggagggactggggactgaccTCAGGACCTCATGGACCttttgcatgctaggcatgcattttaccactgagctatatacccttcccccacctccaaaatGAACACAGCCTTCAAGACTCAGCCCAGTCACCTCCGGGAAGACTTCCGGCCAGACAGAATTAGCCATCCTGCCCTCCATTTGCCACTGGCAGCATTCTGCAAAGAAGCACCACCCCAGCCTGTTGCTCAGTTGCTGTGTATGGAAGTTAACTTTCCATGTTCATTGTCAGGTCCTTGAGGTAGTGACTGTTTCTGGTTCTTTTTCACATCCATCTGCCTCCCCTAGATAATAAGTCTGGCTCCTCTCACCTTTGCCGGTGGCAGGACTTGAGTGAGTAACTGAACTTCTCCCAGCTTGGTTGGCTGTTAGTAAAATGAGGTAGCTTTTCCCAAGGGAACTGAGGGTTAGAGGTTAAGTATGGAAAGCGcttttaagtgctcagtaaatggcaatTCTTAGTATTTTTGTGGgtattagtaaatatttgctgaactaaTTAGAGACAGGTGGATCTGGagctcaaaaaaggaaaacaaattctttccataaaaataaatatggactAATATGAGAATATGGAATAAAAGCCTTCCCTAACCCCCACCCCCCTACCCTGCTCCCACTCCCAAGGAGAGGGGcctgaccctcccctccccccacattcCCCATCTCAGCACATAAAGAGTTTTAAAGTATTTGCCTAAACTGCTTCTGTCCTCACCAACATCAAGCTGAGAAGACTCACCAGTAATGCCTTTTCgcaattccttttaaaaacagaaaagagaggcaAACAGGTGGCCAGTGATCAAAGGTCATTTCAGGAGAGAGACATGGCATAATCCCTAGATAAACCAAACCCGACCACGGACACATCCCCCGTTAAGCCAACATGCACAAAAATGACCGAAGCCACCATCCGAGTGCCTGCCACACGCCAAGACCTTGTGCCGGATATGTTTTAATCCACCCTCTGATTTAATTAGCAAATGCCATGTAAACTAGTTTCTCTCCTCCCCTTGATTCAAATGAGGACTCTGAGACTTTCCACGCTCATATGGCCTGGAAGCTGCAGGCTTGGTGTACAAACCCAGCTTTGCAAACTTCAAAGCCTgtaccttccctccctctgcaccACCTGCTCCCTGGTACACATCCGGGGGAGTCCATGCCCAGCCACTACAGAAacctcacacatgcacacacagacacatactgGCCAGTAATGGAGCCGCCTAAGGCCAGCAGGACACAGGCTCCTCTGCAGGTCCTTCAGGGTGACCGCCTGGGTGCCAAGTTCCAGGTGTGACTCCCTTTCAGATGGGCCCGGCTACTCTTCTTCCTGAGAGAACACGGAGTAATCCCGGAACATATCTTGCCTCATCTAAGAACTGAGGTCTCTCAATTGCATCTCTGTTCCTGCCACATcagagaaggtgggagggagggtggtggaACATTGACGGCCAAGGATGTGGGTGTTTTCATGTGTGGGGCCCCAGCAATTCTTGTTAACCAAGTGCAGTCCAGCAGGGGGATTTCAGTATTAAATGAGCCCATGACCAGGGTCCATGGTCACAGAAAATGGGGAATGTACAGGAAGGTGAGGCTGATTCTCATCGACAggttaatataataataataataatgatgatgatgatgatgatatacTATGTGCCCCAGGCACTTCACTCAGTGGGAGGTCTCATTTAATTCTATACCTATCTGGTTACGAGGGTGCAGTcactgtgcccattttacagatgaggagactgagactcagagaagaaaTCAATCTAAGGTCACAAGGCTAATATGTAGCTGCACTAGGATTCAAGCTTGagtttctctgatttcacagcccCTGTTCCATAAACTCACTCGGTTGCATCCCAAATCCACGTAGGGCTTTGATGAGAAAACTCTCAGGCCAGAGTCCTCTATCTAGCCCTGCCCCAGACTGGTCCTACCTGACTGGTCCCTGCCCTTGGCTACACTCTGAACCTCTGTCTCCAGCAGAGCCTTCATCACATTTGCAGAATATACAAGGAACTGTTGTTCCCTTGGGTTGTTTATGAATGGCCCTGTGTGGGAGGTCAGCTCAGGAAGTGATGGAAGGTCATGACCATTTATTCACTGAGCCACTCCTCTCTGACTGTTCCTTGGGCAAGTGTCAGGGCCATATCTGAAGGATATATATTACCAGACTCCACCTGTCCAAAATACCTCCCCCTTTTGCTCTGCCTCCAGGTACCCTCCCTCCTTCTAGCCTAATCTAAGTTCCTCCCTGGATAAGACAAACAAGATACTCTCAACCCTGGTAGACCCCTACCCAAATGACCAACTGTAACTCAGAATAGGTAAGCCATGAAAGCCTGAGACTCACCAAAACATTGGGATTAATTTCTCCCATTCATCTCAGAGATGGGAGGCTCAGCATGACTTGATCTCTTCCACAGACAAGAACCTCATTACTCCCAGGCAGTCCCTTGAGTTACTGGGATGTTTCAATTATCAGAAAATTAACCTTCTTTTTGGAACCAAAATCTCTCCCCTTTTGATTTTTAGCCGTTGATCCTAATTCTCTTCCCCTAAAGGTAATCTGCTACCTCTTACACATGACAGCCATCAGGTTTAAAAGCACTTCTTCTGTGTATGAAAAGTTAAACTCAGACTTGGATGGGTGGAACAGTTACGCGAGCTGCAATCAGCACAACAATATTACCTCCCACCAGCAGGTGGCGATAGCAGGTGGCTATAGTATGTCCCTTTGAACTTAACCAGCAAATGGTCCGTTCGTGTTGTGGGAACCTAACATGTTTCTAAGCAGAGGAGATTTCTGCCCTTGAAAACAGCAGTTGTATGTTCTCTGATGATTTTCTTCTCTGGGATAAATATTCTCAGCTCCTTCAAATCATCTTTAGAGTGACCGTGTCCCTCATGGGTGggttcttcttttctctctgtgtcaaTGTCTCCCTTAAATATAACCCCCAAACTGGACACGTGATTCCAGAGGGGGCCTGAACTGTCCagaatgacttttttctttttagataattATCAGACCTGAGCCTGAATTCTgttatttactagctgtgtgacctcagtcaACTTTCTTCAGTTCTtagttttctgatctgtaaaataggaattacAAACTCCATAGGGTCGTATGAGAGTTAAATGGGATAAAACATGTGATACCTCTAGCACAGTGGCTGTGCACAAAACCTATTGATATTAAACTGGATTAATGCAAATAAATATCTCATTAGCTTTACAGGCAGCCCCAGCACACTGCTCTGCACGCACCCTGTTGGTATACCCCCTAAACCTTTTTCAgacttttatatttgtttatggTCAGTCAAAGCCCTAAGATCATTAAGTGAAAGGACTTTCTAAACTCTGAGTGCTGTGGAAATATGAGGCAGTAACAGCCGCATTGTGAACGGGGACAATAAGATGATGAGCTGCTGTCTAGTAACCAGAACTCCACTGCACTCTTGTGCCGCTGTCTTTTTGAATTTAAGTGCAGGACTCTGCATTAAGCCCTTGACCTTGTCACTCCTGCTGGGTGGCTCCTGAGATCTCTTGACAGCATTGTGACAGAGCACATCGTCTGGGGGCTCAGGACCCAGCAAGGCCTTTGGGGTCCAGTAGACCTGGGTTTTAACCTTGGGCTCCCTGCTCACCAGCTCTACAAGCCAAGCCACTTCTCTAGGCCTTGGTGTTTTCATTTGTGAAACAGGAATAACACTCCCCATCTTGTGGGGTTGTGAGAATAGATGAGATGTCATaactgcccagcacagtgcctggtggaTGGTGGGTGATCGGTATCTGTCAGTCCCATTCCCTCTGCTCCTTTCCCTTCTGTCCCCAGTCTATGTTCTCCCTGCTCTTCTTGGAGCTCGCGCTGCCCATTCTCTACTTGAATCAAGTGTTTGCTGCATGTGGTCAAGCTCAGGTACAGACAGGGAGGTTGGGGAGCCAGACCAGGCAGCACAGTGTCCCAAGGAGGGGATCTGAGAAGGGATCTGCCAGAACTTCCAGAGGGTTCAATCTTTTCCTCCATCTCCAATGaggacagaaacagaagaaatagtgAAACCACCCCCAGGGAGGCAAAGATCCTAACAGGCCCGGTAGGGCCTGGGGGCCACTGAGTGGGCAGGGGAAGAGCAATAACGAATTCATAAGGTGGGGTGAGAATCAGGAGGCCTGGGTCTCCTTTGCAGCTCACTTGCCATATAACTTTGGGAAGTCTTCTCTCCTGTCTAGAccttggttttcccatctgtaaaaatggCCTACTGTGGAGATGATCGCTAAGGGCCGTTCCAACTTGTGGTTCTATTCCATGGAACAGCCACTCATAGCTGAACCCAAGAACCAGTGTCTTCCAAAAGCTCATCTttctttgtagatactgactCAGGGGGAATTGGGAGTGGGAAGACAATGTGTACAATTCAGGCTGGAAGGCAGGAATCCTTCCTAGAAGGCAGTTGAGACTGGAACAAACCAAAGAGAACTCCACAGAGGGGTTTTGACATGGCAGCAGCATTTCATATGGGACCCGTAGGAACCTCCAACTGTGTTGTTGAGCACATAGTCACCCCAGTCTGTCTGCCCCTCCCACATTCTCCATTCCTGCTGGGTTCCACATCACCTTCTCCCACTCCATCTGCCCTGCCTGTGCTTGGCTCTGTCCCATTGTGTGTCACAGCTCCCAGAGGTGGGGTCTGAACTGGAATAATGCTTCCCTGAAGTGGGGGCCATACACAATTACAGACCAAATACACGTTCCTTGTAGTTGGTTCCCAGAATCTAGGAAGTCCATTTCTTGTTTCATTCTCCTATCTGCTCATGCACCCACCTATCCACTGCACCCACATTCATCGCCCTACCcgttcttctgtccattttcccTGTCATTCATTCAACCAGCCCACCATGTACACTGCACTGAGCTGATTCAAAGAAGGGCCACTGGGATCACATCTCTAGAGCTCGGGCAAAGCGGATGAGAAATGGGATTATTTCCCTTAAAAATCTTTCCTTCAGTAAATATCTAGTGGGGCTCATGCCTAGCCCAGCCTTGCTCACAGAGAGGTGGCTGATAAGTATCGTAGTTCAGCCTTATGGGAAAAGCAGTGGCTTGCGGATCTGAGAGTAGGGGTTCCAGGCCCACCGCGTCTATTAAGTCTTCTTTACTCACCTATCAATTTCTGGCTTGAATATCCTTTGCTTCTGATTTTTGTGGCCCACATTGTAAAGAATGGTGACTCAAGGAGCTTCTAGCCCAAGACCTGCAAGTCTGATAAGTTTCATGTACAAAGAGTTATAAATAGAAGTCTCAGATGAGAGTGGTGAGGAAG
The Camelus dromedarius isolate mCamDro1 chromosome 14, mCamDro1.pat, whole genome shotgun sequence genome window above contains:
- the NCMAP gene encoding noncompact myelin-associated protein gives rise to the protein MTTATPLGGTTFFSLNMTTRGEDILYKSSGAIVAAIVVVVIIIFTVVLILLKMYNRKMRTRRELEPKGPKPASPSALDPNSNSSQHPATVTFSPVEIHVETR